From one Lotus japonicus ecotype B-129 chromosome 3, LjGifu_v1.2 genomic stretch:
- the LOC130744487 gene encoding uncharacterized protein LOC130744487: MIGGYVFAFLLVLSWSVEVIDASAGDVDPRYRDCIRQCQETGCVAQSCFPHCKFPSDGEHFDRPWYMQEPLYLQWKKWDCQNDCRYHCMLDREKERKLLNLVPVKYHGKWPFARIYGMQEAASVAFSALNLAMHFHGWVSFFILLYYKLPLKDGKEAYYEYAGLWHIYGLLSLNSWFWSAVFHSRDVDLTETLDYSSAVILLGYSLILAILRSFNVRDEATRVMVSAPLIAFVITHVMYINFYKLDYGWNMIVCVVMAVVQLVIWAVWAGLSGHPSRWKLWLVVIAGGLAMLLEIYDFPPYEGLLDAHALWHATTIPLTYIWWSFIRDDAEFRTSIRVKKAK; this comes from the exons ATGATAGGTGGCTATGTATTTGCTTTCCTTTTGGTGCTTTCATGGTCTGTGGAGGTGATAGATGCAAGTGCTGGTGATGTTGATCCGCGTTATAG GGATTGTATAAGACAATGTCAGGAAACTGGATGTGTTGCACAAAGTTGCTTTCCACACTGTAAATTTCCATCAGATGGAGAACATTTTGATCGTCCATGGTACATGCAAGAACCACTCTATTTGCAATGGAAAAAATGGGATTGTCAAAATGACTGCCGATACCACTGTATGCTTgatagagagaaagaaagaaagttaCTTAACCTTGTTCCTGTCAAGTATCATGGTAAATGGCCATTCGCGCGTATTTATGGGATGCAG GAGGCtgcttccgtggctttctcagcTCTCAATCTTGCAATGCATTTTCATGGTTGGGtctcctttttcattctttTGTACTATAAATTACCTCTAAAAGATGGAAAGGAGGCATATTATGAGTATGCTGGTTTGTGGCATATATATGGGCTCCTATCACTCAACTCCTGGTTCTGGAGCGCTGTTTTCCATAGTAG AGATGTGGATCTAACAGAGACACTAGACTACTCTTCTGCTGTGATTCTTCTTGGATACTCCCTCATTTTAGCCATCTTACGATCCTTCAATGTTAGGGATGAGGCTACCAGAGTTATGGTTTCTGCTCCATTGATTGCTTTTGTGATCACCCATGTTATGTACATCAACTTCTATAAACTAGATTATG GATGGAATATGATAGTTTGTGTAGTGATGGCTGTGGTGCAACTTGTCATTTGGGCAGTTTGGGCTGGTCTTAGTGGCCATCCTTCACGATGGAAGCTATGGCTGGTTGTTATTGCTGGTGGCCTTGCAATGCTTCTAGAAATATATGATTTCCCTCCATATGAAGGACTTTTGGATGCACATGCTCTTTGGCATGCCACCACTATTCCTCTAACTTACATTTGGTGGAGTTTCATTAGGGATGATGCTGAGTTTCGAACCTCCATTCGGGTTAAGAAGGCCAAGTAA
- the LOC130742670 gene encoding F-box/kelch-repeat protein At3g23880-like — MLPNSNNTVTVLSMNTPHPDNLPRTQLHNDLIAEVLSWLPVKSLTRLKCVCKSWNSLIISDQTFIKLHLHRSALHGKPHLLLQRENSHHDHREFCVTHLSGSSLSLVENPWISLAHNPRYRLKKGDRYHVVGCCNGLICLHGYSVDSIFQQGWLSFWNPATRLMSEKLGCFCVKTKNFDVKLSFGYDNSTDTYKVVFFEIEKIRRASLVSVFTLDGCNGWNGWRDIQNFPLLPFSYDDWGVNDGVHLSGTINWMTSRDKSAPYYNPVTITVEQLGILSLDLRTETYTLLSPPKGLDEVPSVVPSVGVLMNCLCFSHDLEGTHFVIWQMKKFGDAKSWTQLLKVRYQDLQREPLHSMFYCHYQLFPLCLHDGDTLILASYSDRYDGNEAILYDKRANTAERTALETESKYILGFSSFYYVESLVSPLRVRSSTKVAKLNLC, encoded by the coding sequence ATGTTGCCCAACTCCAACAACACTGTCACTGTGCTCTCCATGAACACCCCTCATCCAGATAACTTGCCGCGCACGCAACTCCATAATGATCTCATTGCGGAGGTCCTATCATGGCTTCCGGTGAAATCCCTCACGCGACTCAAGTGTGTCTGCAAATCCTGGAACTCACTCATCATCTCCGATCAAACCTTCATCAAATTGCACCTTCACAGATCGGCACTGCACGGCAAACCCCATCTCTTGTTGCAGCGGGAAAACTCTCACCACGACCACCGCGAATTCTGTGTCACACACTTATCTGGATCTAGTTTAAGTTTAGTTGAGAATCCATGGATCTCACTTGCCCATAACCCTCGCTACCGATTGAAGAAAGGTGACCGCTACCATGTCGTCGGTTGCTGCAATGGGTTGATCTGCTTGCATGGTTATTCTGTAGACTCTATCTTTCAACAGGGATGGCTCAGTTTCTGGAACCCTGCCACTAGGTTAATGTCTGAAAAATTAGGATGTTTTTGTGTTAAGACCAAGAACTTCGACGTCAAGCTGAGCTTCGGTTATGATAATTCAACCGATACTTATAAGGTGGTGttctttgaaattgaaaaaatccGAAGAGCTTCACTAGTTAGCGTCTTCACCTTGGATGGTTGTAATGGTTGGAATGGTTGGAGAGACATTCAAAATTTCCCACTGCTTCCATTTAGCTATGATGATTGGGGTGTAAATGATGGGGTGCATTTGAGTGGCACTATTAACTGGATGACATCTCGTGATAAATCCGCGCCTTATTATAATCCAGTGACTATTACTGTTGAACAACTTGGGATCCTTTCACTTGATCTTAGGACGGAGACGTACACCCTCTTGTCGCCGCCTAAGGGTTTAGATGAAGTACCGAGTGTTGTGCCGAGTGTTGGGGTTTTGATGAACTGCCTGTGTTTTTCTCATGACTTGGAGGGAACCCATTTTGTTATATGGCAAATGAAGAAGTTTGGGGATGCAAAGTCTTGGACTCAGTTACTAAAAGTTAGATATCAGGATCTTCAAAGGGAGCCTCTTCATAGTATGTTTTATTGTCACTATCAATTATTTCCACTGTGCCTTCACGATGGTGATACACTCATATTGGCCAGTTATAGTGATAGGTATGATGGTAATGAAGCAATACTGTATGATAAGAGAGCTAATACAGCAGAGCGAACTGCACTTGAAACTGAAAGTAAATATATACTTGGGTTCTCTTCCTTTTATTATGTTGAAAGCTTGGTTTCACCATTGAGGGTCAGATCTTCTACAAAGGTTGCTAAGCTGAATTTATGTTAA
- the LOC130748688 gene encoding F-box/kelch-repeat protein At3g23880-like: MSSPPPPPPRPQLPDDLIAEVLSWLPVKHLMRLRCVCKSWNTLIISDHTFIKLHLHRSALHKPHLLLEWNDSIFTRSFCVTHFSGSRLVENPSIISLPDVTPKRDDIYTVVGSYNGLVCLNGCCDSAYSGLGREEWICFWNPATRLMSEKLGSCRVDNNSFIKYNFGYDHSTNSYKVVKFVTTHLSNNVSIRIYILGDNVWRDIQNFPLLPLHLNCIGLKFWVHLSGTLNWITSRNESASCYNRETITVEQLAILSLGLGTETCTLLSLPKGFDEVPCVLPSIGVLMDCLCFSHDLKKTHFVIWQMKKFGDAESWVQLLKISYQDLQREPLDETPYTHYQLVPLYLYNGDTFILASSGDDDDDDQAILYSKTANTVQRTALTTTTTEKILWFLASEYVESLVSPLRVGSSTTVA; encoded by the coding sequence ATGTcatcgccgccgccgccgccgccgcggCCGCAACTCCCCGACGACCTGATTGCGGAGGTCCTATCATGGCTTCCGGTGAAACATCTCATGCGACTCAGGTGCGTGTGCAAGTCCTGGAACACTCTCATCATCTCCGATCACACCTTCATCAAATTGCACCTTCACAGATCGGCACTGCACAAACCCCACCTCTTGTTAGAGTGGAATGACTCTATCTTCACCCGCAGTTTCTGCGTCACACACTTTTCCGGATCTCGTTTGGTTGAGAATCCATCGATCATCTCACTCCCCGATGTCACTCCGAAACGAGATGATATCTACACCGTCGTTGGTTCTTACAATGGGTTGGTGTGCTTGAACGGTTGTTGTGATTCTGCATACTCTGGGTTAGGACGAGAGGAATGGATCTGTTTCTGGAACCCGGCGACGAGGTTAATGTCTGAAAAATTAGGGTCTTGTCGTGTTGATAACAATAGTTTTATAAAGTATAACTTTGGTTATGATCATTCAACAAATTCTTACAAGGTTGTTAAGTTTGTTACCACCCATTTATCAAACAATGTGAGCATCAGGATTTACATCTTGGGTGATAATGTTTGGAGAGACATTCAAAATTTTCCCCTGCTTCCTTTACACTTAAATTGTATAGGTCTAAAGTTTTGGGTGCATTTGAGTGGCACTCTTAACTGGATCACATCTCGTAATGAATCCGCTAGTTGTTATAATCGAGAGACTATTACTGTTGAACAACTTGCGATTCTTTCGCTTGGTCTTGGGACGGAGACGTGCACCCTCTTGTCACTGCCTAAGGGTTTTGATGAAGTGCCTTGTGTGCTGCCAAGTATTGGGGTTTTGATGGACTGTCTGTGCTTTTCTCATGACTTGAAGAAAACCCATTTTGTTATATGGCAGATGAAGAAGTTTGGGGATGCAGAATCTTGGGTTCAATTACTCAAAATTAGTTATCAGGATCTTCAAAGGGAGCCCCTTGATGAAACCCCCTATACTCACTATCAATTAGTTCCATTGTACCTTTACAATGGTGATACGTTCATATTGGCCAGTTCtggagatgatgatgatgatgatcaagcAATACTATATAGTAAGACAGCTAATACAGTACAGCGAACTGCACTTACAACTACTACAACAGAAAAAATACTTTGGTTCCTTGCCTCCGAGTATGTTGAAAGCTTGGTTTCACCATTGAGAGTTGGATCTTCTACAACTGTTGCTTGA
- the LOC130744488 gene encoding transcription factor JUNGBRUNNEN 1, whose translation MVLDNFKKDIDCDEYMEDEEVPLPGFRFHPTDEELLGFYLRRKLDNKPITLELIKQIDIYKYDPWDLPKASSSGGEKEWYFFCKRGRKYRNSIRPNRVTGSGFWKATGIDKPVYSLGGEGNDCIGLKKTLVYYRGSAGKGTKTDWMMHEFRLPSNADHTNPHNSNAAVAQEAEIWTLCRIFKRSMSHRKQYTPDLRQLAAKRASTDKITKMRSLECDYTNQEAYINFGTNFGHYANDHRHVINNNTSSDQRHHHQVHVGLLNSPAAQPPRLSAPSSDFWNSPAANDFFTFENWDELGSVVKFAADSPMM comes from the exons TATTGATTGTGATGAATATATGGAGGATGAAGAAGTTCCACTTCCCGGGTTCCGTTTCCACCCCACAGATGAAGAACTTCTAGGTTTCTATCTTCGCCGGAAGCTTGACAACAAACCCATTACTCTCGAACTCATCAAACAGATTGATATCTACAAATATGATCCATGGGATCTTCCAA AAGCAAGTAGTAGTGGTGGAGAGAAGGAGTGGTACTTCTTTTGCAAAAGAGGGAGGAAGTATAGGAACAGCATAAGGCCCAACAGAGTCACTGGCTCTGGGTTCTGGAAAGCAACAGGGATAGACAAGCCAGTGTACTCACTCGGAGGAGAAGGCAATGACTGCATAGGACTCAAGAAAACACTGGTTTACTACCGCGGCAGCGCAGGCAAAGGCACCAAAACTGACTGGATGATGCACGAGTTTCGCCTTCCCTCCAATGCTGATCACACCAACCCCCATAACAGCAATGCTGCTGTTGCCCAAGAAGCT GAAATTTGGACATTGTGTCGAATTTTCAAGAGAAGTATGTCACACAGAAAGCAGTACACACCCGATTTGAGACAGTTAGCAGCTAAGCGTGCATCCACTGACAAGATCACCAAAATGAGAAGTTTGGAGTGTGATTACACTAATCAAGAAGCATACATAAACTTTGGTACAAACTTTGGTCATTATGCTAATGATCATAGGCATGTGATTAACAACAACACAAGCAGTGATCAAAGGCATCATCATCAGGTTCATGTAGGTCTGCTGAACTCTCCGGCGGCACAACCACCTCGATTATCGGCACCGTCTTCAGACTTCTGGAACAGCCCTGCGGCCAATGACTTCTTCACGTTTGAGAATTGGGACGAGCTTGGATCGGTTGTGAAGTTTGCTGCTGATTCGCCTATGATGTAA